CGCACGGCCGACGCGGCCGACCTCTCCTTGTCGGTACGTGAGCTGGGCGCCGGCTACCTCGGCGGTACGTCCCTCACGTCACTGGCGGCCGCGGGCCGCGTCCGGGAGCTGCGCCGGGGCGCGCTGACCGAGGCGTCGGTGGCCTTCGGGTCGGATGTGGCGCCCTGGCTGTCGCACGGGTTCTAGGTTCCGGCCGGGGGCTCAAGCGGGGCGTTGGCACGTGGGGCACCAGAAGAGGTTGCGGGCCGCCAGGTCCGCCGTGCGGATGTCGCCGCCGCAGAGGTGACAGGGCTGGTTCGCCCGCCGGTAGACGTAGACCTCGCCGCCGTGGTCGTCGACGCGCGGCGGGCGTCCCATCGCCTCCGGGGTGTGCTCGGGCCTGACGGTGTCGATGCGGTTGAGGCGTACGCCCTCGTGCATCAGGTCGACGAGGTCCGCCCAGATCGCGGTCCACTGCGCCTCGGTGACGTCCTTGCCCGCCGTGTACGGGTCGATGCCGTGCCGGAAGAGGACCTCCGCGCGGTAGACGTTGCCGACGCCCGCGATGACCTTCTGGTCCATGAGGAGCGCGGCGATCGTGGTGCGGCTGCGGGAGATGCGGCGATAGGCCTTCGCCGGGTCGTTCTCCGGGGCGTCCGCGGGGCGCAGCGGGTCCGGGCCGAGCCGGTCGTGTATCGCCTGCTTCTCCTCGTCCGTGATGAGGGCGCAGGTGGTGGGGCCGCGGAGGTCGGAGTGGTACGCGTCGTTCAGGAGCCGGAGGCGGACGGTGTCCGTGGGCGGCGGGGCGGGGGTCTCCCCCAGCGTGTACTTGCCGAAGAGGCCGAGGTGGATGTGGATCCATCCGGTGTCGGCGAAGCCGAGGAAGAGGTGCTTGCCGTGCGCCTCGGCGGTCTCCATCACCTGGCCGCTCAGGAGGGCGGCGCTGTCACTGAACTTGCCCTGCGGGCTGCGTACGGTCGCGGGGCGTCCGGCGAACCGTGCGAGGTGGTCCTGAGCGAGCCGGTGGATAGTGTGCCCCTCAGGCACGGGGTCCCTCCGAGAGTGCGTGCGGAGGGGCTGTGGAGTCAGCCCCTCCGGTGTGTGAGGAGCGGGGTCCGGGGCGGCGCCCCGTGAGGCCCGCTACTGCTGAGGGTGCCCGGCGGGGATGGGGGGAAGCTCGCCCGACGTCTCGTACCGCGACAGCATCTCGATGCGGCGCGTGTGACGCTCCTCACCCGAGTACGGCGTCGCCAGGAAGATCTCGACGAACTTCGTCGCCTCCTCCTGCGTGTGCATGCGGCCGCCGATCGAGATGACGTTGGCGTCGTTGTGCTCACGGCCGAGCGCCGCCGTCTGCTCGCTCCAGGCCAGGGCCGCCCGTACGCCCTTCACCTTGTTCGCGGCGATCTGCTCGCCGTTGCCGGAGCCGCCGATGACGATGCCGAGGGCCTCCGGGTCCGCGGCGGTCCGCTCCGCGGCGCGCAGGCAGAACGGCGGGTAGTCGTCCTGGGCGTCATAGATGTGGGGCCCGCAGTCGACGGGCTCATGGCCGTGGCCCTTGAGCCATTCGACCAAGTGGTTCTTGAGTTCGTAGCCGGCATGATCCGAGCCGAGGTACACGCGCATGGGTCCGAGTGTGGCACGTCGCGGGGTGGGTAGCCGCGACCGGGCAGGATGTTGATCTCCCTGGTCGGGACCTTGGTCCAGGCCTAAAGCCCGGAATACAACGATCCGGATTCAGGACTTCCGTCCCGTTCACCCCTGGGCTTGAATGCGGGGGCTCGTGACCCGAGAACTTAAGGATTCGTCCATGACCTCGCAACCCTCCCTTGCGAAGGCAGACAGCACCCCCAATCCCCCTGGGGATCCGCGGTCTGGCGACAGTGGTGACACCGGCGACGGCCTGAAAGCGGGTCTCAAGAACCGCCACCTCTCCATGATCGCCATCGGCGGCGTGATCGGTGCCGGTCTCTTCGTCGGATCGAGCTCCGGCATCGCCGCCGCGGGGCCCGCGATCCTCGTCTCGTACGCCCTCGTCGGCACGATGGTCGTCCTCGTGATGCGGATGCTCGGCGAGATGGCCGCCGCACGGCCCGCGTCCGGCTCCTTCTCCACCTATGCGGACCAGGCGCTCGGCCGCTGGGCCGGCTTCTCCATCGGCTGGCTCTACTGGTTCTTCTGGGTCGTCGTGCTCGCCGTGGAGGCCACCGCGGGCGCCGTGATCCTCAACGGCTGGATACCCGCCGTCCCGCAGTGGGGCTGGGCGCTCATCGTGATGGTCGTACTCACCGCGACGAACCTCGTCTCGGTGGGCTCCTACGGCGAGTTCGAGTTCTGGTTCGCCGGGATCAAGGTCGTCGCCATCGGCGGCTTCGTGGTCATCGGCCTGCTCGCCGTCTTCGGCGTGCTGCCCGGCTCCGACAACCCGGGCGCCGGATTCGCGCACCTCACCGACGCGGGCGGCTTCATGCCCAAGGGCGCGGGCGCCATCCTCACCGGTGTGCTGATGGTCGTCTTCTCCTTCATGGGCAGCGAGATCGTCACGCTGGCCGCCGGTGAGTCCGAGGACCCGCAGCGCGCCGTCACCAAGGCGACCAACAGCGTGATCTGGCGCATCGGCGTCTTCTACCTGGGCTCGATCTTCGTCGTCATCACCCTCCTCCCGTGGAACGACAAGTCGATCACCAAGGACGGCAGTTACGTCGCCGCGCTCAACTCGATCGGCATCCCGCACGCCGGTCAGGTCATGAACGTCATCGTCCTCACCGCCGTGCTCTCCTGCCTCAACTCCGGGCTCTACACCGCCTCCCGCATGGCCTTCTCCCTCGGTCAGCGCGGCGACGCGCCCAAGGCGTTCGCGCGCACCAACACGCGGGGCGTCCCGCAGGCCGCGATCCTCGGCTCCGTCGTCTTCGGTTTCGTCGCCGTCTGGTTCAACTACCAGTGGAAGGACACCGTCTTCGACTTCCTGCTCAACTCCTCGGGCGCGGTGGCCCTCTTCGTGTGGCTGATCATCAGTTTCACGCAGCTGCGGATGCGCGGCATCATCCTGCGCGAGGAGCCGGAGAAGCTCGTCGTGAAGATGTGGCTCTTCCCGTACCTGACGTGGGTCACGATCGCGATGATCTCGTTCGTCCTCGTCTACATGCTGACCGACGAGACCGGCCGCAAGCAGGTACTGCTCTCGCTCCTGGCCGCCGCCTTCGTGGTCGTCTTCTCGCTCGTACGGGAGAAGATCCGGCCCCGGAACCCGGACGGAATTCCGGTGGAGTCTCGGAAGAGTTGACGTCGGGGCGGTCCGCCGGTGCGTAATGCTCTCCGTGTCGAACGAGACGACGGAGGCACCTGTGGACCACACCGCCCAGCGACGCGTGTTCCGGCCGGATGACGCCGGATACGCAGAGGAAATCGCCGGCATGCAGACCGGCTTCGCGACGCGGCCCGACCTCGTCTTCGGCGCGGAGAACGCCGACGACGTGGTCGCCGCCGTGACGCACGCGACCGGGGCGGGCCTGCCCGTCGGCGTGCAGGCCACCGGGCACGGCGTGCCGGGAGCCTCCGAGGGCGGCGTCCTCATCAGTACGCGGCGCATGGACGCCGTGCGCATCGACCCCGGCGCGCGCACCGCCGCCATCGGCGCGGGCGCCCGCTGGGGTCAGGTCGTCGAGGCCGCGGTGGAGCACGGCCTCGCCCCGCTGAACGGCACGGCACCGAGCGTGGGCGCCGTCGCGTACACGCTCGGCGGCGGACTCGGCATCCTGGGCCGGGAGTTCGGCTACGCGGCCGACCACGTCCGCGCGGTCGACGTCGTCACCGGGGACGGCGTCCTGCGCCACGTGACGCGGGACAGCGACCCGGAGCTCTTCCGGGGCCTCCTGGGCGGCGGCGCGCAGCTCGGCGTGGTCACGGAGCTGGAGATCGGCCTGGTGCCGGTGGCGCGTCTTTACGGCGGCGCGCTGACGTTCGACGGCAGGGCGGTCGACCCGGCCGCGGTGCTGCGCGGCTACGAGGAGTGGACGCGGACCCTGCCCGACGAGGTGACGTCGTCCCTCGCCGCGCTCGTCTACCCGGACCTGCCGCAGCTCCCGCCGCACCTGCGCGGCAGCTATCTCGTCCTGATCCGGGTCGCGTTCACCGGTTCGGAGGCGGAGGGCGAGCGGCTCCTGGCGCCGCTGCGGGAGCTCGGGCCCACGGTGTCGGACACGCTGCGGGAGATGCCGTACGCCGACAGCCCCACCATCCACGGCGACCCGGACTTCCCGCACGCCTACTACGGCGACAACGCCGTCCTGAGCACCCTCGACGTCGAGGCGGCCGCCGACATCCTCACGCTGACCGGGCCCGACGCGGCCGCGATGCACATCCTGCAGCTCAACCACCTGGGCGGCGCACTGGCACGACCCGCCGGAAACGCGGACAACGCCG
The sequence above is a segment of the Streptomyces sp. Je 1-369 genome. Coding sequences within it:
- a CDS encoding amino acid permease; translated protein: MTSQPSLAKADSTPNPPGDPRSGDSGDTGDGLKAGLKNRHLSMIAIGGVIGAGLFVGSSSGIAAAGPAILVSYALVGTMVVLVMRMLGEMAAARPASGSFSTYADQALGRWAGFSIGWLYWFFWVVVLAVEATAGAVILNGWIPAVPQWGWALIVMVVLTATNLVSVGSYGEFEFWFAGIKVVAIGGFVVIGLLAVFGVLPGSDNPGAGFAHLTDAGGFMPKGAGAILTGVLMVVFSFMGSEIVTLAAGESEDPQRAVTKATNSVIWRIGVFYLGSIFVVITLLPWNDKSITKDGSYVAALNSIGIPHAGQVMNVIVLTAVLSCLNSGLYTASRMAFSLGQRGDAPKAFARTNTRGVPQAAILGSVVFGFVAVWFNYQWKDTVFDFLLNSSGAVALFVWLIISFTQLRMRGIILREEPEKLVVKMWLFPYLTWVTIAMISFVLVYMLTDETGRKQVLLSLLAAAFVVVFSLVREKIRPRNPDGIPVESRKS
- a CDS encoding FAD-binding oxidoreductase codes for the protein MQTGFATRPDLVFGAENADDVVAAVTHATGAGLPVGVQATGHGVPGASEGGVLISTRRMDAVRIDPGARTAAIGAGARWGQVVEAAVEHGLAPLNGTAPSVGAVAYTLGGGLGILGREFGYAADHVRAVDVVTGDGVLRHVTRDSDPELFRGLLGGGAQLGVVTELEIGLVPVARLYGGALTFDGRAVDPAAVLRGYEEWTRTLPDEVTSSLAALVYPDLPQLPPHLRGSYLVLIRVAFTGSEAEGERLLAPLRELGPTVSDTLREMPYADSPTIHGDPDFPHAYYGDNAVLSTLDVEAAADILTLTGPDAAAMHILQLNHLGGALARPAGNADNAVPYREAGWLLRILSPLDGTDVEAHRKVHAQAFGLVAPQTLGRSLNFVFGGNDRPEGLYDPETRKRLAGLKATYDPANLFRRNYSVS
- a CDS encoding Fpg/Nei family DNA glycosylase → MPEGHTIHRLAQDHLARFAGRPATVRSPQGKFSDSAALLSGQVMETAEAHGKHLFLGFADTGWIHIHLGLFGKYTLGETPAPPPTDTVRLRLLNDAYHSDLRGPTTCALITDEEKQAIHDRLGPDPLRPADAPENDPAKAYRRISRSRTTIAALLMDQKVIAGVGNVYRAEVLFRHGIDPYTAGKDVTEAQWTAIWADLVDLMHEGVRLNRIDTVRPEHTPEAMGRPPRVDDHGGEVYVYRRANQPCHLCGGDIRTADLAARNLFWCPTCQRPA
- a CDS encoding ribose-5-phosphate isomerase; this translates as MRVYLGSDHAGYELKNHLVEWLKGHGHEPVDCGPHIYDAQDDYPPFCLRAAERTAADPEALGIVIGGSGNGEQIAANKVKGVRAALAWSEQTAALGREHNDANVISIGGRMHTQEEATKFVEIFLATPYSGEERHTRRIEMLSRYETSGELPPIPAGHPQQ